In the genome of Vicia villosa cultivar HV-30 ecotype Madison, WI unplaced genomic scaffold, Vvil1.0 ctg.002772F_1_1, whole genome shotgun sequence, one region contains:
- the LOC131639772 gene encoding uncharacterized protein LOC131639772 has product MIAGVLGGNPNGARIGANTQLGEFQRNNLPLLKGTHDLEDAQKWLKEIERIFWVIDCAKNMKVRYVTHMLSEEDDDWWVATRDEIDADGVAITWAVFRREFLRRYFPEDVRGRKEIEFLELKQGSMTVPEYASKFIELAKYYSHYNNEEASEFSKCINRIFEEDNIKLKLSHSRELVDKKGNKPMDRGKSYGKGNLKAGGWKRPSGGDSSYLVRCYRCGEAGHRIHECKSEENK; this is encoded by the exons atgattgctggtgtgctaggaGGGAATCCCAACGGGGCGAGAATTGGTGCTAACACACAGCTGGGAGAATTTCAAAGGAATAATCTTCCATTGTTAAAAGGCACTCAtgatcttgaagatgctcagaagtggctgaaggagatcGAAAGGATCTTTTGGGTGATAGATTGTGCTAAGAATATGAAGGTGAGGTATGttactcacatgttatctgaggaagatgatgactggtgggttgctACTAGAGATGAAAttgatgctgatggtgtagcaattacttgggctgtgttcagaAGAGAATTTCtaagaaggtactttcctgaagatgttcggggaagaAAAGAGATTGAATTCTTAGAGCTGAAGCAGGGTAGTATGACGGTGCCTGAGTATGCTTCTAAATTTATTGAGCTGGCAAAGTACTATAGTCACTACAACAATGAAGAAGCTAGCgaattctcaaagtgtatcaa TCGGATCTTTGAAGAAGATAACATAAAGCTGAAGttatctcactctcgcgagttggttgacaaaaaGGGAAataagcctatggatagaggtaagtcATATGGCAAAGGTAATCTGAAAGCTGGTggttggaaaaggcctagtgggggagactctagttaTCTTGTTAGGTGCTATAGGTGTGGGGAAGCTGGGCATCGCATCCATGAGTGCAAGAGTGAAGAGAATAAGTGA